A region from the Wansuia hejianensis genome encodes:
- a CDS encoding chromate transporter, whose amino-acid sequence MKLLWEMFFTFFKIGLFSIGGGYAIIPMIHEQVVLTYHWLSAQEFTDIITISQMTPGPLAINTSTFVGMRVGGIAGALCATAGCICMGVVISCGLYRMFSRFSGSAYFAEILKGLKASSLGLIASAAVIILCLAFFGGAAASTGSLELRAVLIFLVTLVISRKFKLNPVLLMILAGVLGAVLY is encoded by the coding sequence ATGAAGCTTCTCTGGGAGATGTTTTTTACATTTTTTAAGATCGGGCTGTTTAGCATCGGCGGCGGCTATGCAATTATTCCTATGATTCATGAGCAGGTGGTCCTCACCTATCACTGGCTGAGTGCCCAGGAATTCACCGACATCATTACTATTTCCCAGATGACTCCGGGACCGCTGGCGATCAATACTTCAACGTTTGTGGGGATGAGAGTGGGTGGAATTGCTGGAGCGCTTTGTGCGACTGCCGGGTGTATCTGCATGGGTGTGGTAATTTCCTGCGGGCTTTACCGTATGTTCTCCAGATTTTCAGGGTCTGCATATTTTGCTGAGATACTGAAGGGGCTGAAGGCCAGCTCTCTTGGTCTGATCGCTTCCGCGGCTGTGATTATACTCTGTCTTGCGTTTTTTGGCGGGGCAGCTGCCAGCACCGGCAGCCTGGAACTGCGGGCGGTGCTTATTTTTCTGGTTACGCTGGTTATCTCCAGGAAGTTCAAACTCAATCCGGTGCTGCTGATGATTCTGGCAGGGGTTTTGGGGGCTGTACTGTACTAA
- a CDS encoding chromate transporter, whose product MKSKKDLAWMFCINLFISAFTFGGGYVVIPMIRKYYVEKKRYFDEEELMKIAAIAQSSPGAIAVNMSALSGYRVAGRAGLAVGCVAAVLPPLIILAAVSAVYALIRDNAVVNAVLKGMEAGVAALIVEVIYDMYVMVFREKQWFFSLMAPAVFVLNYVFKINVALLIAGSVFICILKAGLARRKERRTS is encoded by the coding sequence ATGAAAAGTAAAAAGGACCTGGCCTGGATGTTCTGTATCAATTTATTCATCAGCGCGTTTACCTTTGGAGGCGGATACGTTGTCATCCCGATGATACGGAAATATTATGTGGAAAAGAAAAGATACTTTGACGAAGAGGAGCTGATGAAGATTGCGGCAATTGCTCAGTCTTCTCCGGGCGCGATCGCGGTTAATATGAGTGCGCTGTCCGGCTACAGAGTGGCCGGAAGAGCTGGACTGGCGGTTGGCTGCGTGGCCGCGGTCCTGCCTCCGCTGATCATTCTGGCCGCCGTGTCGGCGGTCTACGCGTTAATTCGCGACAATGCGGTCGTAAACGCGGTGCTGAAGGGAATGGAAGCGGGAGTCGCAGCTTTAATTGTGGAAGTGATTTATGATATGTACGTTATGGTCTTCAGAGAAAAGCAGTGGTTTTTTTCACTGATGGCGCCTGCTGTTTTCGTGCTGAATTACGTATTTAAAATCAATGTGGCGCTTTTAATTGCCGGAAGCGTGTTCATATGCATTTTAAAGGCGGGACTGGCGCGCAGGAAGGAAAGGAGGACGTCATGA
- a CDS encoding LysR family transcriptional regulator produces the protein MDIRKLHIFQTAAQMKSFTKAAAALYMTQPAVSKAISELEREAGTLLFERYPKQVVLTPTGRLLLDKSEALLELYREVEQDLNRLDSQSALRIGSCITIANDRLPQLLRLQKEKFPAVRIEVVIASAATVMEKLNSNDLDAAFIEGVVSAEWAEGIPFSSYTIHAVCSPSFALSHPVSSLNELINLPLLMREKGSAIRDTVDSFFLLQGLCAVPDWTSTNSNALLQAALQDFGVAFLPVNMIRKKVENHSLAELHLPGLPLVNHTHFVFKKQKHLNEPLQNIVSLVKQQR, from the coding sequence ATGGACATACGAAAGCTTCACATTTTTCAGACCGCAGCCCAAATGAAAAGTTTTACAAAAGCAGCCGCAGCCCTGTATATGACACAGCCTGCCGTATCTAAAGCCATATCAGAGCTGGAGCGGGAAGCAGGCACGCTCTTATTTGAGCGCTATCCAAAGCAGGTGGTACTAACGCCCACCGGCAGGCTTCTGCTGGATAAAAGCGAAGCCCTGCTGGAACTTTACAGGGAAGTAGAGCAGGATCTTAACCGATTGGACAGCCAGTCTGCGCTGCGCATCGGTTCCTGCATCACCATTGCTAACGACCGCCTCCCTCAGCTCCTGCGGCTGCAAAAGGAGAAATTCCCTGCCGTCAGAATCGAAGTGGTAATAGCCAGTGCGGCCACAGTTATGGAAAAGCTGAACAGCAATGATCTGGACGCCGCATTCATCGAAGGCGTTGTATCCGCCGAATGGGCGGAGGGAATACCATTTTCTTCCTATACTATACACGCAGTCTGTTCCCCCTCCTTTGCTCTCAGCCACCCAGTGAGTTCTCTGAATGAACTTATCAATCTCCCTCTGCTGATGCGTGAAAAGGGAAGCGCCATCCGGGACACCGTAGACAGCTTTTTTCTGCTGCAGGGCCTGTGCGCCGTTCCCGACTGGACTTCCACCAATTCCAATGCACTGCTTCAGGCCGCGCTGCAGGATTTTGGCGTTGCTTTTCTTCCCGTCAATATGATCCGGAAAAAAGTAGAAAACCACTCATTGGCCGAGCTGCACCTCCCAGGCCTGCCCCTGGTCAATCACACACATTTTGTATTTAAAAAGCAAAAGCATCTGAACGAACCTCTGCAAAACATCGTCAGCCTTGTGAAACAGCAGCGCTGA